From a single Endozoicomonas euniceicola genomic region:
- a CDS encoding IS701 family transposase, giving the protein MLTSDQKVILRELSLYTTFLAKALSPLAAPTFCELLLGGMLSGEGFVTQALLTIHYENFWNSYHHWVSQGKWRWRNLAHRLILLVSSKVPDGQTIPLILDDLTLERCSDKAPACRIHHQHSKKKNRCTYLLGQCWVFLAIPFHRPSDKVHTAIPVMAFPSPKSGNISKLKIAKAMLKSVRQSLQGRALRLLTDCWFMNHTMMQPALELGYEVIGHIPKNRALYALPVDALPPSPFKRKGRKRKGRSIQ; this is encoded by the coding sequence ATGCTCACTTCAGATCAGAAAGTAATCCTTCGAGAGCTTTCTTTATATACGACATTTCTTGCAAAAGCGCTATCACCACTTGCGGCACCAACGTTCTGTGAGTTACTTCTGGGTGGCATGCTTTCTGGCGAAGGCTTTGTTACACAAGCCCTTCTGACGATCCACTACGAAAATTTCTGGAACAGCTACCATCATTGGGTCTCCCAAGGTAAGTGGCGTTGGCGAAACCTGGCGCATCGTCTGATATTGCTGGTCAGTTCTAAAGTGCCTGACGGTCAGACCATTCCCCTGATTCTCGACGACCTGACACTCGAACGTTGCTCTGACAAAGCACCGGCATGCCGAATACATCACCAACACAGCAAGAAAAAGAACCGGTGTACTTATCTCCTTGGTCAATGTTGGGTCTTTCTGGCTATTCCTTTCCATAGACCATCAGACAAGGTGCATACTGCGATTCCAGTGATGGCTTTTCCATCACCTAAGTCAGGCAACATCAGCAAGCTTAAAATTGCAAAGGCCATGCTGAAATCTGTACGACAGAGTCTTCAGGGGCGAGCTTTGCGCCTGCTCACTGACTGCTGGTTTATGAATCATACCATGATGCAGCCCGCGCTTGAGCTTGGGTATGAGGTCATTGGTCATATACCGAAAAACCGGGCACTTTATGCGCTTCCAGTCGATGCACTTCCTCCCTCTCCTTTCAAAAGGAAAGGCCGCAAGCGTAAGGGGCGCAGCATTCAATAA
- a CDS encoding DUF2496 domain-containing protein produces the protein MDNLPEEMTLAIEIIRQLENLDYPPETILQALTIICQDTLNKLSESDRKKWQQFLLGSLNQ, from the coding sequence ATGGACAATCTGCCTGAAGAAATGACGCTGGCCATTGAAATCATTCGCCAGCTGGAAAATCTGGACTACCCACCCGAAACCATACTTCAGGCGTTGACCATTATCTGTCAGGATACCCTGAACAAGCTGTCAGAGTCTGACAGGAAAAAATGGCAGCAGTTTTTGCTGGGCAGCCTGAACCAATAA
- a CDS encoding FxsA family protein produces the protein MRFPIWLFLLFPVIEMLVLIEVGSAIGGLNAVALIILGAILGMAVLRRQGLSTMLKARERMAHGEMPGTEMVEGFMIAIGGLFMMFPGFVSDFFGMALLIPPVRKYLIKKMIASGRWQVHQSSTTFEGQYYREDIDPSRGLHNTFDGDFKREDEKK, from the coding sequence ATGCGATTCCCAATCTGGTTATTTTTACTGTTCCCCGTTATTGAGATGCTGGTGCTGATTGAAGTCGGCAGCGCCATCGGGGGGCTGAATGCGGTTGCACTGATTATTTTAGGGGCGATTCTCGGTATGGCGGTTCTACGCCGGCAGGGACTCAGTACTATGCTGAAAGCCCGTGAACGTATGGCGCATGGGGAAATGCCCGGGACAGAAATGGTGGAGGGATTCATGATTGCCATTGGTGGCCTGTTCATGATGTTTCCGGGGTTTGTGTCTGACTTTTTCGGGATGGCCCTGCTTATTCCGCCAGTACGTAAATACCTTATTAAGAAAATGATTGCCAGTGGACGCTGGCAGGTGCACCAGTCTTCCACCACCTTCGAAGGTCAGTATTACCGTGAAGATATTGACCCCAGCCGAGGTCTGCACAACACCTTCGACGGGGACTTCAAGCGGGAAGATGAAAAAAAATAG
- a CDS encoding MGMT family protein — protein MEHSLQAPFSHTDIWLVLSQVPEGKVVTYGQLARMAGAPGYARVVGSILKQLPKGSGLPWHRVINCKGRISFPEDSVKYNEQKKLLEQEGVTFTAGKVSLNCYGWNGE, from the coding sequence ATGGAGCACTCCTTGCAAGCACCATTCAGTCATACCGATATCTGGCTCGTCCTCAGCCAGGTGCCTGAAGGCAAAGTCGTTACTTATGGTCAGCTGGCCAGAATGGCGGGAGCGCCCGGTTATGCCAGAGTCGTTGGTAGTATTCTGAAACAGCTACCCAAAGGTTCCGGGCTGCCCTGGCACCGGGTGATTAACTGCAAAGGACGTATTTCCTTTCCGGAAGACAGTGTGAAATATAATGAACAAAAGAAACTGCTGGAACAGGAAGGCGTGACCTTTACCGCCGGTAAAGTCAGTCTGAACTGCTATGGATGGAACGGAGAATAA
- a CDS encoding co-chaperone GroES, with the protein MKIRPLRDRVAVRREEEETTSAGGIVLPGSATEKPNQGAVVAVGNGTVLDNGEVRPLSVKIGDKVIFGKYAGSDTVKIDGEELIILSESEIYAVLED; encoded by the coding sequence ATGAAAATCCGTCCGTTGCGTGACCGCGTGGCCGTTCGTCGTGAAGAAGAAGAAACTACCTCTGCTGGCGGCATCGTTCTGCCAGGTTCCGCTACAGAGAAACCAAACCAGGGTGCTGTGGTAGCTGTAGGCAATGGAACTGTTCTGGACAACGGTGAAGTTCGTCCCCTGAGCGTAAAGATTGGCGATAAAGTGATCTTTGGCAAATACGCCGGTTCCGACACCGTTAAGATCGACGGTGAAGAACTGATCATTCTGTCCGAAAGCGAAATCTACGCTGTTCTGGAAGACTGA
- a CDS encoding DUF2789 domain-containing protein produces MPDGIGCADAKYFTERSCFKKSKPEFQHDLKSLFSQLGLSNTPEDIEQFISGHSLTEQQSIFEAGFWQPAQKQFLIESHDQDSDWCEAVNEFDVLLRARKKTPFIGRRF; encoded by the coding sequence GTGCCTGACGGGATTGGCTGCGCCGACGCTAAATATTTTACCGAACGTTCATGTTTCAAGAAATCTAAACCTGAGTTCCAGCATGATCTGAAGAGTTTGTTCAGCCAGTTGGGACTGAGCAATACACCAGAAGACATCGAGCAATTCATTTCCGGGCATTCACTGACGGAACAGCAATCTATTTTTGAAGCCGGTTTCTGGCAGCCAGCACAAAAACAGTTTCTCATAGAAAGCCACGATCAGGACTCGGACTGGTGCGAAGCAGTCAATGAGTTTGATGTATTGCTGAGAGCCAGAAAAAAAACACCATTTATTGGCAGGAGGTTTTGA
- a CDS encoding AmpG family muropeptide MFS transporter — MPVVPSRTRLISWWDAMKIYRHPRALTLFFMGFSAGLPLMLLFSSLSFWLREADVSRATIGFFSWIGLAYSVKWIWSPLVDRLPLPVLSQLLGRRRSWLLLSQIAIVAGLLGMAFTDPVLNLTRMALFAVLVAFSSATQDIVIDAFRIEAAEERLQAALAATYMFGYRLAMMVAGAGTLAIAARAAGDSTDYQQSAWMVAYLFMAGFMAVGIITTFVTREPEVKVETPKQEQRVTRWMAQKAHLPTPMVKVAGWFYGAVVCPFSDFFRRYRWHALLLLALISTYRISDIVMGIMANPFYVDLGFTKNEVATVTKIFGVIMTLMGVTLGGTLTMRYGVMKMLFTGAIATAMTNALFAVMSLVGNNVYWLALVVSADNLAAGIATSAFIAWMSSLTNVQYSATQYALFSSMMLLLPKFIAGFSGVMVDAVGYNYFFIFCALLGIPVLVLIWMASRFLETSQTT, encoded by the coding sequence ATGCCTGTTGTACCTTCCAGAACCCGGTTGATTTCATGGTGGGATGCCATGAAAATCTATCGACACCCCCGCGCCCTCACACTTTTCTTCATGGGCTTTTCCGCCGGTTTGCCGCTGATGCTGCTATTTTCCAGCCTGTCATTCTGGCTAAGGGAAGCCGACGTGAGTCGTGCCACCATCGGCTTCTTCAGCTGGATAGGACTGGCCTACAGCGTCAAGTGGATCTGGTCACCACTGGTTGACCGATTGCCTTTGCCGGTACTCAGTCAATTATTAGGTCGTCGTCGTTCATGGCTGCTGCTCAGCCAGATAGCCATTGTCGCCGGACTGCTGGGCATGGCCTTCACAGACCCAGTCCTGAACCTGACCAGAATGGCACTTTTTGCCGTACTGGTAGCCTTCAGTTCCGCAACGCAGGATATTGTGATTGATGCCTTCCGTATCGAAGCCGCTGAAGAGCGCCTGCAGGCCGCTCTGGCAGCGACTTATATGTTTGGCTATCGTCTGGCGATGATGGTGGCGGGTGCAGGTACTCTCGCTATAGCGGCCCGGGCAGCAGGCGACAGTACGGATTACCAGCAGTCCGCATGGATGGTCGCCTATCTGTTTATGGCCGGTTTTATGGCGGTTGGCATCATCACCACATTCGTTACCCGCGAACCAGAGGTTAAAGTCGAAACTCCAAAACAGGAACAGCGAGTCACCCGTTGGATGGCACAAAAGGCGCACCTGCCAACCCCCATGGTAAAAGTGGCAGGCTGGTTTTATGGCGCTGTAGTCTGCCCCTTCTCAGACTTTTTCCGTCGTTATCGCTGGCATGCCCTGTTGTTACTGGCCCTGATCAGCACTTACCGAATCTCTGACATTGTTATGGGCATCATGGCCAACCCTTTCTACGTGGACCTGGGTTTTACCAAAAATGAAGTAGCCACCGTCACCAAAATCTTTGGCGTCATTATGACGCTGATGGGTGTCACCCTGGGTGGCACACTGACTATGCGTTATGGCGTGATGAAAATGCTGTTTACCGGGGCGATTGCGACTGCCATGACCAACGCCCTGTTTGCCGTTATGAGTCTGGTGGGCAATAACGTTTACTGGCTGGCCCTGGTGGTTTCAGCAGACAACCTGGCCGCTGGTATTGCCACATCAGCCTTTATTGCCTGGATGTCGAGCCTGACCAATGTCCAGTACTCTGCCACCCAGTACGCCCTGTTCAGCTCTATGATGCTATTGCTACCCAAGTTTATAGCGGGCTTTTCCGGTGTGATGGTGGATGCCGTTGGCTACAACTACTTCTTTATTTTCTGTGCGCTGTTGGGAATACCGGTGCTGGTTCTGATCTGGATGGCGAGCCGGTTTCTGGAAACCAGTCAAACAACCTGA
- a CDS encoding HugZ family pyridoxamine 5'-phosphate oxidase produces the protein MNNKIEAARAARELLLNEYHGILSTHSHDVPGYPFGSVMPYCLDENGQPVILISRIAQHTRNIQKNPKVSLIISETGVNDVHKGGRLTWLGDAEKVEDFEPLAERYYAFFPQSRDYHKTHDFDFYRINLVRARFIGGFGKIFWVKNDLMMKANPFYGQPERGMVSHMNEDHVDAMVKYCINAGIVIPEGVSPGMAGIDGEGMHLLLGDKVVRIAFPASVDEPMAVRKTLVDMARAA, from the coding sequence ATGAATAATAAAATTGAAGCCGCCAGAGCAGCCCGCGAATTACTGCTAAATGAATATCATGGAATTCTTTCTACTCACTCCCATGACGTACCGGGTTACCCCTTTGGCTCAGTCATGCCTTATTGTCTGGACGAAAACGGGCAGCCAGTTATTCTTATCAGCCGCATTGCCCAGCACACCCGCAATATCCAGAAAAACCCCAAGGTCTCCCTGATTATCAGTGAAACAGGCGTTAATGATGTGCATAAAGGTGGGCGGTTGACCTGGCTGGGTGATGCTGAAAAAGTAGAGGACTTCGAACCACTGGCAGAGCGTTACTATGCTTTTTTTCCGCAGTCCAGGGATTACCATAAAACCCATGACTTCGACTTTTATCGTATCAATCTGGTGCGAGCCCGTTTTATTGGCGGTTTTGGGAAAATTTTCTGGGTTAAAAATGACTTGATGATGAAAGCCAATCCATTTTATGGCCAGCCAGAGCGTGGCATGGTGAGCCACATGAATGAAGATCATGTGGATGCTATGGTGAAGTACTGCATTAATGCAGGCATTGTGATTCCTGAAGGCGTTTCCCCCGGAATGGCAGGTATTGATGGAGAGGGTATGCATCTGTTACTTGGCGATAAGGTGGTACGTATTGCTTTTCCGGCTTCGGTGGATGAACCCATGGCAGTCAGAAAAACGCTGGTGGACATGGCCCGGGCAGCTTAA
- a CDS encoding DUF481 domain-containing protein, which yields MLSSMLTGAGWADTVWLENGDMISGEVIGLDAGILKLNTVYAGELSVNWRHVRSVKTDNPLWINLIGENQAQLRELRGSSDNLVIVDEDGYERKFSAAWPVASMAQSEPTLEDKWEFGGNVNVNLNSKSGNDIESRYRMNGQMHLNDQWNKNRLKWSVDVERKDEGVWKKDVWDVQYDYSRYFTEHWFVNVSSKERYHSRENLRSRANIGGFVGYRVRETSTEALLNSVGLTQIWETYEREGKKQNLAIGWKLFHRRYLMSDLEYYVDSGLYYRIQSQNQWIWDGEHGVRYKVTDNLSLNVTQKFDFDSLPGENEKTLDSQVKFGVGYNW from the coding sequence GTGCTGTCTTCTATGCTGACAGGCGCTGGCTGGGCTGATACGGTCTGGCTTGAAAATGGAGACATGATCTCTGGTGAGGTGATCGGTCTGGATGCTGGAATACTGAAGCTGAACACCGTTTATGCCGGTGAACTGAGCGTTAACTGGCGGCATGTTCGTTCAGTTAAAACGGATAACCCCTTGTGGATTAACCTGATTGGTGAAAACCAGGCACAGCTCAGGGAGCTGCGAGGCAGCAGTGATAATCTGGTTATCGTCGATGAAGATGGTTATGAACGAAAATTTTCAGCAGCCTGGCCCGTTGCCAGTATGGCTCAGTCGGAACCGACCTTAGAGGATAAATGGGAGTTCGGGGGAAATGTCAATGTTAATCTGAATAGTAAGAGCGGCAACGACATTGAGTCCCGCTACCGGATGAATGGCCAGATGCACCTGAATGACCAGTGGAACAAGAACCGGCTGAAGTGGAGTGTGGATGTAGAGCGAAAAGACGAGGGTGTCTGGAAGAAAGATGTCTGGGACGTGCAGTACGACTACAGTCGTTATTTTACTGAACACTGGTTTGTTAATGTGTCATCCAAAGAACGCTACCATTCCCGGGAAAACCTTCGCAGTCGTGCCAATATCGGTGGTTTTGTTGGTTACAGAGTTCGCGAAACCTCCACTGAGGCACTGCTAAACAGCGTGGGACTCACCCAGATCTGGGAAACCTATGAACGGGAAGGCAAGAAGCAGAATCTCGCCATTGGCTGGAAGCTGTTTCACAGGCGATACCTGATGAGTGACTTGGAATACTATGTTGATAGCGGCCTTTATTACCGGATTCAGAGCCAGAATCAATGGATCTGGGACGGCGAACACGGCGTTCGTTACAAAGTGACCGATAATCTGTCGCTCAATGTGACTCAGAAGTTCGACTTTGACAGTCTGCCCGGTGAAAATGAGAAAACGCTCGACTCCCAGGTAAAGTTTGGTGTTGGCTACAACTGGTAG
- a CDS encoding Na+/H+ antiporter NhaC family protein: MSQETAPDGSRFVHFQNRDIPLSEVLPYSQSPLNPSNLNPSALKRELPDHTLAWRTGSDGMPQALKLSVVRHWGGWSLLPVLTAILLCFMLKEPLTALLGGLLVGSMLIGQYDITQILVNSIGQPGSAILLILYLWLLGGLSGIWGKTGAARAFARFLSHHCVKGPVSAKLVAWTLGVLMFQGGSISAVLVGTTVTPVADQEKISKEELSYIVDSTSSPVAVLLAFNAWPGFVQPLLVVSGVSFLATESDRLKFFFQCLPLSFYAILAVLGTFLLSIDKAPFIGRQMKTAIKRARTTGQLSAPGSRPLASREVDTASENYQPWVLEFVLPLAVLIGTALMTFWLRGAPQILWAFSAAFILAGGIALVRGMGLNDLIGGVVDGLKSVVFGSVIILLAVTMGHISQQTGGGAFLVSLLSERLLSVYWLLPALLFGLSIVVAFSTGTSLGTYAVVFPLAMPLAWSLTLGLGLEESSAWLFMALCFACVLNGAVFGDQTSPISDTTVLSALCTGCDLMDHVRTQLPQAMAMAAIATVLWTLVAFFGCPQP, translated from the coding sequence ATGTCTCAGGAAACCGCCCCGGACGGTTCCAGGTTTGTTCATTTTCAAAACCGAGACATTCCACTGTCTGAAGTTCTCCCTTATTCTCAAAGTCCGTTGAACCCTTCTAACCTGAACCCGTCAGCTTTGAAACGTGAGCTTCCGGATCATACCCTGGCTTGGCGGACAGGCTCCGACGGCATGCCTCAGGCATTAAAACTGAGTGTTGTTCGACACTGGGGAGGTTGGTCATTACTGCCTGTCCTGACCGCCATTCTTCTGTGTTTTATGCTCAAAGAACCCCTGACAGCACTGCTCGGAGGGTTGCTTGTGGGGAGTATGCTGATCGGCCAGTATGATATTACCCAGATACTGGTAAACAGTATCGGCCAGCCGGGTTCTGCCATTCTGCTCATTTTGTACCTTTGGCTGCTGGGCGGCCTGAGTGGTATCTGGGGAAAGACAGGAGCAGCAAGGGCCTTTGCCCGTTTTTTGTCGCATCATTGTGTCAAGGGACCTGTTTCAGCAAAGTTAGTGGCCTGGACTCTTGGTGTCCTGATGTTTCAGGGAGGAAGCATTTCTGCCGTACTGGTAGGCACCACCGTGACGCCCGTTGCCGATCAGGAAAAAATCTCAAAAGAAGAACTGTCGTATATCGTAGACTCCACCTCTTCTCCTGTAGCAGTGTTATTAGCCTTTAATGCCTGGCCGGGTTTTGTACAACCTTTACTGGTTGTCAGTGGTGTTAGCTTTCTGGCTACAGAGTCCGACCGCCTGAAATTCTTTTTCCAATGCCTGCCCTTATCGTTTTACGCTATTTTGGCGGTGCTGGGTACTTTTCTGTTATCGATCGACAAGGCACCCTTCATTGGGCGGCAAATGAAAACAGCCATCAAACGGGCTCGAACAACAGGGCAGTTATCAGCACCAGGTAGCCGCCCACTGGCATCTCGTGAAGTTGACACGGCTTCGGAGAACTATCAGCCATGGGTACTGGAGTTTGTACTGCCGCTGGCCGTACTGATCGGCACCGCGCTGATGACTTTCTGGTTGCGCGGTGCTCCACAGATTCTCTGGGCCTTTTCTGCCGCCTTTATACTGGCAGGTGGTATTGCCCTGGTGCGGGGCATGGGTCTTAATGACCTGATAGGTGGCGTGGTTGATGGCCTGAAATCGGTGGTATTCGGCTCAGTTATTATTTTGCTGGCCGTCACCATGGGGCATATAAGTCAGCAGACAGGAGGGGGGGCGTTTCTGGTCAGCCTGCTATCAGAGCGGTTATTGAGTGTTTACTGGCTGCTGCCTGCCCTGTTATTTGGATTGAGTATTGTGGTTGCCTTTTCCACAGGTACCAGTCTGGGAACCTATGCTGTTGTTTTCCCACTGGCCATGCCCCTGGCCTGGAGCCTGACTCTGGGCCTTGGCCTGGAAGAAAGCAGTGCCTGGCTTTTTATGGCATTGTGTTTTGCCTGTGTGTTGAATGGCGCAGTGTTTGGTGACCAGACTTCACCCATTTCAGACACCACGGTTTTATCAGCACTGTGTACGGGGTGTGACCTTATGGATCATGTCAGAACCCAGTTACCACAGGCCATGGCTATGGCCGCTATAGCCACCGTGTTATGGACACTTGTCGCATTTTTTGGGTGCCCACAGCCGTAA
- the tnpA gene encoding IS200/IS605 family transposase: protein MGAHNKDLLKGYLRKRHSVTKLVVHLVFTTKYRRKLFDGYMIKQLRESFESACEKLECQLLEMDGEKDHVHLLVAYPPKLAISVMVNNLKSTSSRRLRMLNTHLTAQSKAGLMWSRSYFACSAGGATIETLKDYVNSQSTPD from the coding sequence GTGGGCGCACACAATAAAGATTTGCTTAAAGGGTATCTTCGCAAACGACATAGCGTTACCAAGCTGGTTGTTCATTTGGTGTTCACGACAAAGTACAGACGAAAGCTTTTTGATGGCTATATGATCAAGCAGTTACGGGAGTCGTTCGAGAGTGCATGTGAAAAACTGGAATGCCAGTTACTTGAAATGGATGGCGAAAAAGATCACGTACACCTGTTGGTGGCCTACCCACCAAAACTGGCTATCAGTGTCATGGTAAATAATCTCAAATCAACATCATCAAGACGGTTGCGAATGCTGAATACCCACCTTACTGCTCAGAGCAAAGCAGGCTTAATGTGGTCAAGGTCTTACTTTGCTTGCAGTGCTGGCGGTGCAACTATCGAGACTCTGAAGGACTACGTTAATAGCCAGAGTACACCAGATTGA
- a CDS encoding AmpG family muropeptide MFS transporter, with product MTDQKTRSNNWRQTLSIYLHRRAITLFFLGFSAGLPILLVFSSLSFWMREADVSRSTIGFFSWIGLAYGFKWVWSPLVDRMPLPLLSTFLGRRRAWLLLSQVVITGSLVGMAITDPALDLWTMALFAVMVAFGSATQDIVIDAYRIESADKNLQAALAATYMVGYRLAMILATAGVLSIAAWFTVNEGTYDQYPWRMAYLIMACCMGVGIITTLMINEPAEPPRQELELRAKQWMADNAHLPGFIVHTAGWLYGAVICPFMDFLIRYRWHALLILGLISTYRICDVVMGIMANPFYVDLGYTKQEVAAISKVYGVIMTLVGAAIGGVLMVRFGVMKILFTGGLLAAVSNLLFAFLAGVGHDIAWLTVVISLDNLAGGVATAAFIAYLSSLTNVSYSATQYALFSSVMALFPKFLAGFSGVLVDSIGYASFFTATALMGIPSLVLILLAWKLKVASADERKP from the coding sequence ATGACAGACCAGAAAACACGCTCCAACAACTGGCGGCAAACGTTGTCGATCTACCTTCACCGTCGTGCCATTACCCTGTTTTTTCTGGGCTTTTCAGCAGGTCTTCCCATTTTACTGGTGTTCTCGAGCTTATCCTTCTGGATGCGGGAAGCGGATGTCAGTCGTTCAACCATTGGCTTTTTCAGCTGGATAGGACTGGCTTATGGCTTTAAATGGGTCTGGTCGCCGCTGGTTGACCGAATGCCACTGCCGCTGTTAAGCACTTTTCTCGGTCGCCGCCGCGCATGGCTACTGTTATCTCAGGTCGTTATTACCGGCTCCCTGGTGGGCATGGCAATCACCGACCCGGCCCTTGATCTGTGGACGATGGCGCTGTTTGCCGTCATGGTCGCTTTTGGCTCTGCCACTCAGGATATCGTCATCGACGCCTACCGCATTGAATCCGCCGATAAAAACCTTCAGGCAGCTCTGGCAGCCACTTACATGGTGGGCTATCGCCTGGCCATGATTCTGGCAACGGCTGGCGTACTCAGTATCGCTGCATGGTTCACCGTGAATGAAGGAACCTATGACCAGTACCCCTGGCGTATGGCTTACCTCATCATGGCCTGTTGTATGGGAGTGGGCATTATTACCACTTTGATGATCAATGAGCCGGCAGAACCTCCCAGACAAGAGCTGGAACTCAGGGCTAAACAGTGGATGGCTGATAACGCTCATCTGCCTGGCTTTATTGTTCACACTGCTGGTTGGCTGTACGGCGCTGTTATCTGCCCTTTCATGGACTTTCTGATTCGCTACCGCTGGCACGCACTCCTGATACTGGGATTAATCAGCACTTACCGTATCTGCGATGTGGTAATGGGCATCATGGCAAACCCGTTCTATGTCGACCTGGGCTACACCAAGCAGGAAGTCGCTGCCATTTCAAAAGTCTATGGCGTCATTATGACACTGGTGGGCGCTGCCATTGGCGGCGTCCTGATGGTGCGCTTCGGGGTGATGAAGATTCTGTTTACCGGTGGTTTACTGGCAGCGGTGAGCAACCTGCTGTTTGCTTTTCTCGCGGGTGTAGGTCATGACATTGCCTGGCTGACCGTTGTGATCTCACTGGATAATCTGGCGGGAGGCGTAGCGACTGCTGCTTTTATTGCTTACCTGTCGAGCCTGACTAACGTCAGTTACTCTGCCACCCAGTATGCGCTGTTCAGCTCCGTCATGGCTCTGTTTCCAAAGTTTCTGGCTGGTTTTTCCGGCGTACTGGTGGACTCCATAGGCTATGCTTCGTTTTTCACTGCTACAGCGTTGATGGGTATTCCGTCACTGGTTCTGATACTGCTGGCATGGAAATTAAAAGTGGCGTCAGCAGATGAAAGAAAACCATAA
- a CDS encoding RNA-guided endonuclease InsQ/TnpB family protein — translation MLRATKVRIYPTSEQAEFLDRQFDAVRFVWNKALAIKVHYYKVRGQSLSPKKHLKPLLAKAKKSRKYSWLRNADSIALQQATINLDTAFQNFFNPKLQARFPRFKKKHGKQSSYHCTSVSVGDNWIKIPKCKPIRAKVHREIVGKVKSITLSRTLTGKYFASILADDTQEQPKQIDNLEANQVVGVDMGITDLAITSTGHKTGNPRFLKKAQRNLKRKQQALSRCKKGSKGRHKARLLVAKAYERVAFARNDFQHKLSKQLIDENQAVIVETLKVKNMLKNKRLARSIADAGWHSLITKLEYKAKQEGKHLVKIDQWFASSKTCSVCDLKQEKMPLRIRSWECSCGAIHDRDINAARNIKKQGILKLKAEGLSVSADGGLRKSGRLSVAA, via the coding sequence ATGCTGAGAGCCACCAAAGTACGAATCTATCCAACATCAGAGCAGGCGGAATTTCTCGACCGTCAGTTTGATGCTGTGCGGTTCGTATGGAACAAGGCCCTGGCTATTAAGGTTCATTATTACAAGGTTCGTGGGCAGAGCCTTTCTCCCAAAAAACACCTGAAGCCCTTGCTGGCAAAAGCCAAGAAAAGCCGAAAGTACTCATGGCTGAGAAACGCTGACTCTATTGCACTGCAACAGGCCACTATCAATCTGGATACGGCCTTTCAAAACTTTTTCAATCCCAAATTGCAGGCAAGATTTCCTCGCTTCAAGAAAAAGCATGGCAAGCAAAGTAGCTACCATTGTACGTCTGTCTCTGTGGGCGATAACTGGATAAAAATCCCCAAGTGCAAGCCCATAAGGGCTAAAGTGCATCGTGAAATAGTGGGTAAGGTGAAGTCTATCACCCTGAGCAGAACGCTAACCGGCAAGTATTTTGCCTCCATATTGGCTGATGATACCCAGGAACAACCAAAACAGATTGATAATCTTGAAGCTAATCAGGTTGTCGGTGTTGATATGGGGATTACTGATCTGGCTATCACCAGTACCGGCCATAAGACTGGCAATCCTCGCTTTCTGAAAAAAGCACAACGTAACCTGAAAAGAAAACAACAGGCTCTATCTCGCTGCAAGAAAGGCTCAAAAGGTAGGCACAAAGCCCGTTTATTGGTGGCAAAGGCGTATGAGCGTGTAGCCTTTGCCCGTAATGATTTTCAGCATAAGCTATCAAAACAACTCATCGACGAAAACCAAGCGGTGATTGTGGAGACACTGAAAGTTAAAAACATGCTCAAGAACAAGCGTCTTGCTCGTTCTATTGCTGATGCTGGCTGGCACTCACTGATAACCAAACTCGAATACAAGGCAAAGCAGGAAGGTAAACATCTGGTGAAGATAGACCAGTGGTTTGCATCCTCTAAAACTTGCTCAGTCTGCGATTTGAAACAGGAAAAAATGCCATTGAGAATCCGATCATGGGAGTGTAGCTGTGGTGCTATCCATGACCGGGATATTAATGCAGCTCGCAATATCAAGAAGCAAGGCATATTGAAATTAAAGGCGGAAGGACTGTCCGTTTCTGCTGATGGAGGCTTGCGTAAATCCGGCAGACTGTCGGTTGCTGCCTAA